The nucleotide sequence GCACCAATCgttgtaaggaaaggtctaccaagaataatagggcaagaaagattgcactctatatcaagaacgataaaatcaacgggcaccaaatttctatttgcaacaattggAACATCATTGatacttcccattggctttttaatggtggaatccgcaaggtgcccatcattctaggaccaattttataaacatagaaaataccatgctgttctaagagactctcaaaataatataagtgaagcatgagagactaacaatttctacaaaattaagccaccgccgtgctctaaaagatataagtgaggcactagagcaaaaactatctagctcaaaagatataagtgaagcacatagagtattctaataaattccaatcatgtgggtttctcccaaaaggtgtgtacagcaaggatgattgtggtagactaaaaagaaaagactaatatcatacaagacgctccaagcaaaacacatatcatgtggcgaataaaaatatagctccaagtaaagttactgataaacgaagacaaaagaggagatgccttcccggggcatccccaagcttaggcttttggctattcttgaatatcttggggtgccatgggcatccccaagcttaggctcctgccactccttattccatagtccatcaaatctttacccaaaacttgaaaacttcacaacacaaaactcaacaggaaatctcataagctccgttagtgcaagaaagcaaaaccaccacataaggtactgtaatgaactcattatttatttatattggtgttaaatctactataTTCCgaattatctatggttcatacccctacatactagccatagattcatcaatataagcaaacaacacaagaaaagcagaatctgtcaaaaatagaacagtctgtagcaatatgtaactctggaatacttctggaactctaaagatcctaccaaaataggaagtactgggcaatttgtctattgatctacataaaaaagcATAAATGCAAAAACACGtctctgtgaattactaaaattattttcgtgcgtgcaaagtttctctttttcagcagaatcaaattaactatcaccataggttatcctataggttctacttggcacaaacactacctAAAACATGAAAacgcatctaaacagaaggtagatgataaatttattactaaatagaagcaaaaagcgaaaacaaagataaaattgggttgcctcccaactagcgctattgtttaacgcccctagctaggcataaaagcgaggatagatctaaatatgccatctttggcacttgattcataagtagctcgcatgatagattcataaggtaatttgactttctttcttggaaagtgctccatgcctttccttaatggaaattggaatctaatattcccttccttcatatcaataatcgcaccaatcgttctaaggaaaggtctaccaaaaataataggacatcaaagattgcaatctatatcaagaacgataaaatctacaggcaccaaaTTCTTATTTTCAATaatgagaacatcattaattcttcgcataggctttttaatggtggaatccacaagatgcaaatttaaagagcaatcatcaagatcatggaaacctagaatatcacataaagttttcggaatcgtagaaacactagcacccaaatcacacaaagcaaaacactcataatctttaattttaatctttatagtaggttcacactcatcattaagttttctaggtatagaaacttccaaattaagtttttcatcaaaagatcgcatcaaggcatcaacaatatgtttggtaaaagctttattttgactataagcatgaggagaattaacaacagattgcaacaaggaaatacaactttctaaagaacaattatcataataaaaatccttgaaatccgagatagtgggttcaatactatttaaagtcatgacctctccaatcccacttttacgaaatttagcatcaagatctaaaaattccgaaTTCTCGGGACGCcatctaaataaagttgactcatctccagtcccattattatcaagattaatattgcaaaataaagatataataggggacatatcaataactttaagatcttcatcattattttcatgggaggtagaagaacacgcttttacaaagcaatctttcttagcacgcaatctagcggttctttatttgcactcgtcaatggacactctcattgctttgagagactcattgatatcatgcttaggagaagaagatctaagtttgagagaatcaacatcaagcgaaagtctatcaacattcctagccaaatcatcaactttgagcaatttttcttcaagcaaagcattaaaattcttttgagagatcataaattccttcacactattttcaaaatcagagggcatcttattaaaattaccataagaattattgtaggaatttccataattattagaggaattgctagggaacggtctaggattaaagtttcctctataagaattgtttccaaaattattcctaccaacaaaatttacatccatagattcattatattctcaatcaaggtagataaaggcatatcattgggatcaatagaagaactcttagtagcaaacaatctcataagctcagccatctttccactcaaaacattaatttctactatagcatgcacttttttactagtagatcattcggtgtgccattgagaataattagccataatattatcaagaagttttatagcatctcctaatgttatttccataaacgtgcctccggcagccaaatctaaaagatttctagaagcaaagtttaatccagcataaattttttgtatgatcatccataaattcaaaccatgagtaggacaattgcaaatcattaatttcattctttcccaagattgggcaacatgctcatgatcaaattGTTTAAAATTCATCATATTGTTCCTAAGCGAGATGATCTtaccgggaggaaaatacttagagataaaagcatctttgcatttgttctaagaatcaatactatttttaggcaaagatgaaaaccaaactttagcacgatctctaagtgaaaatggaaataacttcgatttaacaatatcattatccgtatcttttttattttgcatctcacacaaatcaacaaagttatttagatgagtagcgacatcttcactaggaaggccggagaattgatctttcataaccagattcagcaaagcagcattgatttcacaagactcaacatcattaagaggagcaatcggagtactaaggaaatcattattattggtattggagaaatcacacaatttggtattatcttgcaccatggcgacaagtaatccaacacacaagcaaacagaaaaaggcaagcgaaagagagaggaagaagaatacaagcagaaaagagaggagattgggaaagagagggcgaataaaacggcaagagtgaagtgggggagaggaaaacgagaggcaaatggaaaataatgtaaatgcgagggggatgagtttgtgatgggtacttggtatgtcttgacttgagcgaagacctccccggcaacggcgccaaaaatccttcttgctacgtcttgagcttgcgttggttttccttgaagaggaaagggtgatgcatcatagtagtgtaagtatttccctcagtttttgagaaccaaggtatcaatccagtaggaggctcctcacaagtcccacgaacctacacaaacaaacaaagaaatcacaaccaacgcgataaaggggttgtcaatcccttcacggccacttgcaaaagtgagatctgatagagataatatgataagatacatatatttttggtattttataatatagatgtagaaaataaagatgcaaataaaagtagattgaaagcttatatgataaaggatagacccgggggccataggtttcactagaggcttctctcaagatagcataaatattacgatgggtgaacaaattactgtcgagcaactgatagaaaagagaataattatgagattatctaggcatgatcatgtatataggcatcacgtccgtgacaagtagaccgactcctgcctgcatctactactattactccacacctcgaccgctatccagcatgcatctagagtattaagttcataagaacagagtaacgcattaagaaagatgacatgatgtagagggataaactcaagcaatatgatataaatcccatctttttatcctcaatggcaacaatacaatacgtgccttgcaaccctttctgtcactcggtaaggacaccgcaagattgaacccaaagctaagcacttctcccatggcaagaaagatcaatctagtagccaaaccaaaccgataattcgaagagacttgcaaaggtaactcaatcatacataaaagaattcagaggagattcaaatattattcatagataaacttgatcataaacccacaattcatcggatctcgacaaacacatcgcaaaaagagattacatcgaatagatctccacaagagagcgggagaacattgtattgagatccaaaaagagagaagaagccaactagctaataactatggacccaaaggtctgtggtaaactactcacaactcatcggaggagctatggtgttgatgtagaagccctccatggtggattccccctccggcagaacgtcggcgacggctccaagatgggatctcgtggatacagaaggttatggtggtggaaatatttctttggtggctccctggatgttttcggggtatgtaggcttatataggaggaagaagtacgtcggtggccgcccgaggggtccacgagacaaggggcgtgcccaggaggggtgggcgcgccctcctatctcgtggacgcctcggttgcttcttgggttgcactccaagtcctctggatcacgtttgttccaaaaatcacgctcccgaaggttacattccgtttggactccatttgttattccttttctttaaaatactgaaataggcaaaaaacagcaatacgggctggttctccagttagtaggttagtcccaaaaatgatataattgtgtaaaataaagcccataaacaactaaaacaggtaatataatagcatggaacaatcaaaaattatagatacgttggagacgtatcagtggcccaCTGTAAGTTTGGCGACTTCCAGCCTGATGTGATTTTTGGCCAATTAATGATCGACACAACGCatggccatatgtggcccaacatgATATTCATCCTATTAACGACCCATATTCTTGATGACATAAATCTAGACCACCcgcactttcggcctgttaaaggctggTGTAGTAGGTCAACGCATTTAGGGCCCGTGTTGACTTTCATCATGTTAACGGCCCGCAAATGGGCCACCATGGGCATATGCTTTGGGTGTCTCTCTTTAGGAGCAATCTGCACTTGGTTGGGTGGTGATGTCGCCGAGCGGCCAAGTAGTTATCTACCACCTTTTAAGTGGTGACTTCTACTACAATGTGCACCAATGCTTGCACCACCTTCAATCTATTAATATGGTACTTAACATCATCATCTACCTCCATTCGGTGTAGTTGGGGGGCTCTGAAAGTTTCATGTTTTCAAATGCCACCTCATTTTCTCCTATTTGTGTTGTTTCCCATGTTTGAAACTAAAGGGACAAAGAGCTATAGAAATATATGAAATTTAGCTCCACTAAATGATAACAAGTCGAGTAGTCGTttagtttcttttttttcatgTGCTTTCATAAGGCACTATTGACTTATTCACTTTCTTTTTACCTCCTTTTGATTTGTTTGGCACCTAGCACAACATCTTGGGTTGAAGTGGTTGAGTTCTACTTGTAGTTGCAACAATTTTTTGAATAATAGAAACTAAGTCGATTATATGATTCAGTTGTATCTTTCTTCTTATCAATAATGGTCTAGGCCATTTATTATTTGATCCTATGATTGTGTTGGTGTCTTAGTTTTTATGTTTTAAAAAAGGCACAAATAACATCAACTCTATCTAATTAAAGTTCAATACATTCACATATGCACATGCTTATCTGCTACTAATGGTATTTATTATCCCATCATTTTACCTGCCTAATAACGAATAGGAGCAACCTCATGCCTTACTACTCTCTAGCCTCCATCCACCTATGGAAAATCCATGCTCCGGGTACATAATTGTTTGAATACAGATATGGAATTTGTAAACCAAATCATGTTGTACAATATAATCCAGGGACCACTATAGTATTTTTTATTTAGAGAGAACACTTGATAGGTGAGGATTTAGCAGAAGCAATTGATAGATAGGGCAAACCTTGCATATCTTTAAAGAAATCCTTATTGTGGATCTCAATTTTCCTCTTTTGTCTAATACTGTCTGTTTACAAATGTTTCTGAATTAGTATACTATATTTTGATAAGCCAAGAAAAAGGCATCCAAGAGGTCTTGGTATTTATGGGAAACATTATGATGAGTGGCTGGTATATTACATAGTTCATGTATGTGTTTATGGTTGTGGTGCAAGCTATATTTTAGACTAAGAGGAGCAGCCATTGGAGCATGGTGCCTTTGCTATTTGATAAAAAATGATTCATAGTTGAGTAACCTACATATGGTCTTCCAAAACATATCTTCTTATAAAATATATGCATTTACTGaagtcttgaagattttcatttCATTGCTGGAGTTGTCCACATAAAATCATATACATCTTAGTTCTTAACACTAGAAATCCCACTTCAAAATGACAACCATGAATGGTTAATAGTTTTTTTTGTATATTTAAAAATACATCCTACCACTGGGTGTAGTGTATATAGATTTGTGGCCTCCAGGCTTATGTGTTGGTAAGAAACCAACATTCAGTCAGTAAATATAATGATTTTGTTTGTGTTATATAGATGAGGGATAAGCTTGATCCATTGGAGCTTCTGAAACTGTGAGAGATTTTGAATCCCCACAAGAAGCCCATGAGTCTGGCAAGTATCACATGCCACTTTGACATTCAATGTCTTTGTTCAGAATTGTcaatttggggatgacatggacTGAGACATTCGATGGCAGTGTAAAGACTTGCCAACTTTTGGCCTTTATGGCAGGCTGAGGTTCAACAATGTCCATAGTACCTTATTTTTACTGGAAATATCTTTTTATTTGTATGTTGATGCAATATGGTGCATTTTACAAGATCATTTTACATACAGACACATTGGTGTATCAATTTTACTTTTGCTTCACCGTGTTACTGACACGTTTCCTTCTTCTTTTGGTACTGGTTCAGATACTAAAGGCTTCTTAATTATCTGTGAAAAGGAGAGACACTTAAAGTTTTGTATGTAAGAGTACGACTTCGGTTTAGATTTCAATTTTTCTAGGGGCTTTCCTTATGTCTAGTCTTTAGATTGTTTTATTCTTCTTATAGTTATTAATAGTAACACCAAATGGAATTCCTTACCATGTTGTGCCCTGCCGGAAAGTTGTGTGATGACCATCAACAATTTGAAGAGCTCTATGTGATAATTTGAATGCAAGTAGTGTCCTTCTCTATGCATGTGTACTTCTGTGTATTTTCAGCTTTATTCTCTGTCTATGGAATGATTATATTAGCTTTGTAGTATGCCTTCATTTCCATTTGTATCTTGATGCATCAAAAATAACATTAATTGGCTAATAAGCCTTTCCATGATACATGCTCATTATTGTATTACTAATGTGGCTTCTGTATTTACTTTGAGAAGAACTTCCATCATGTTTCTCCAATGTGCACTACACCTCCAGTCTCATGGCATGTGATTTCAGCCATAGTTCTTCTCTAGGTTGGGCATACATAAATAAATAGCACTTTCAACTTGCTATAATTTGTAGTATGGTTTGTTCTGACTATCACGCCTCTTAGTTTCCATTATATTTCCATCAAATGATGTTGTTCCTATTTTTTAGTAGTGACCTAAAACGTCTTATTTTAGTTTACAGAGGGATACAATATAGCGTGATAGATATTCATATTTTTGTCTTAGTCTTTAGTATAGTTTTCAACTTAGCTGCATTCAAGGTCATATTTTTCTCTCAGTATTTAGTATAGTTTTCAACTTAGCTGTTTTCCCATTGATTACATATGTGAAAGgcgggtgacacatgtcaagctaCGGGGAGCATGGCACAATCACCAGCTTTAGCTACATCAATGCATCAAGTCTCCTTAGAATTTGTACTCAACTCAAAATACAAAATATCAAGTGTATGCTCTTTAGACATGAAATTGATGAAAGCTGAAATGCCTACTACAATCCGATCGAATTACAGAAGATCAAGAAGTTCAAGGAAGAGCTCACGAAAGAACAGACCAGACATGTGTAACCTTTGCCTGGCACGGGGCCCGATGTATCTAAGCTCTTGGCTGTGGCTGCAAACAGGGCCCTGCAATTCATCTACAATGAGAAGTCGATGTTTGTTCTGATTGCAGAAGTCATCATGATGCAAGTTGATGCAATTGGGGTCCTCATCCCCTCTGGAAGATAGTAGTTCGCGACAAGTGAATTAGTAGATTAGTGACAAGTGAATTCAGACATTTCTATACATTTTTTCTGTTGCTGTGTGTTGGCATAATTATAGGCTATCATTTAAGATTTTATTGGTCGCTCTGCCTAGCATGATGACCAAAGTTATGTCTCCTGAGAAATAAGATAACAACTAAATATGTATGTTTCTATTTATGTGTGTTTATTTTGTTAGATTGAGGCGACGCAAACTTGAATTATGAATGAACTATATGTCCTTGGTTATTGAGGCATAATGAAAACTTTGAAGTATGTGGTGAGTAAACTTGCTTATTTGGATAAAGCATATACTCATCTGTTCTTGCTGACGGGATATATTTTTTTAGTGTCCGGTGATGCGAATAGGATTTTTTCTTTGAGCGGTGATGGGAATAGGTGCCATATCTGGATGATATACTAGATCAGGGATAGAAATGGTGCCGCCCATGGACTCGGCGCAAGCGCGCAGCCGTCCCTGCCCCACCCGCAGTATAATAGAGTCTGACCTGCGGGCCGGTTCCCCACGCCCCCTTCTGTTCCCCATCTTATAGAGCCGAAATCCCCACATCTTAACCCTATCTCTCTCCCTGCCCTGATCCCCACTACCGCCGATGTTGTCAGAGAAACAATCTGTGGAGCCCTTCGAGGCCATGGAGGCTGCCAGGCCATCAGCCTCCATGTCGAAGGAATCGGAGCCCGCCGGCGCTAGGGGCATCACCGCCACCACACCATGGGGCGCCCACGAGACGAACATACTGTTGGTCCGCCTTGCCCCACACAAGGCGCTTGACTATGTCATCATGCACGTTGGCTCCCGCAGCTATGCCTTCGTTCTTTTCCGCTCCATCACCGAGTCTCGGTCCTTCCTCGAGGCACTTTGTGCGTCCAAGGTCAAGTGCACCTTTATCTGGATCAAGTTCGTCCGGCCGGTAATTTCTCACCCCCCTTCTCCCCCACTAGTATCATCTCCCACCTTGGATCCCCCTCGGGATATGGCAGCAGTTCGCGATGTGAATTTTCTAGTAAAATTAGAACTTCGGTGCTTGTGAATTGCAATTTCTTTAGGTGGTGTGGGCTGAGGCCTCCAGCAACTCTGATATATGTAGTTATTCGAGCGGCGGGAGACAGGATCAACCGCGAAGGGTGGTCTGGTGAAGACTCGCAGGTGGCTGGGGGCAGTGGCGCTAAGGGTATAGGGGAGTGAGGTACGCGAGGCCTTTGGGATGGTGGATGAGCACATGAGGAGCTGATGGCAACTGGAAACCTTGACACCGGTGAATGGCATAGTAGGATCCGATGGCAGTTCGTTCCTAGGCAGTGGCCACCACGGGGAGGTTCATGTGGTGGGAGACGTCGGCACGACGTGGGGAGGTCGAGACGTCCGGATTTTCTTTTTAACTGCGGGCCATATGGATTGGGGGAAGAAGGTTGGGTTGGGCAATTTTTTCTGTATCTTTAGCAAATCATTTTCCGGATTGGGGAATAACGGTCGGGTCAGACATTTCTTTTTTCTTATGGATCTTTAGAGAATCATTTTCTACCACTTATGGATGGGAGCGTTTGGTAATTGTTTTCTGAATCTTTAGCAAATCGTTTTTTGGATTGGCGAACAATGGTCGGGTCGGGCAGCTCATTTTTCTGGATCTTTAGCGAATCGTTTTCTACCACTTATGGATGAGAGTGGTGTGTAATTGTTTTTCTCGATCTTTAGCAAATCGTTTTTCAGACTAGGGAACAATGGTCTGGTCGACAGCTCTTTTCTCCGGACCTTCAGAGAATCATTTTCTACCACTTTTGGATGGAAGTGGTGGGTAATTGCTTTTTCTGGATCTTTAGCAGATCTTTTTCCAGATTGGGTAACAAGGGTCGGGTCGGCAAGTTTTTTTCTGGATCTTTAGCAAATTGTTTACTACCACTTATGGTTGGGAGTGGTGAGTAATTTTTCTCTGGATCTGTAGCAAATC is from Triticum aestivum cultivar Chinese Spring chromosome 1B, IWGSC CS RefSeq v2.1, whole genome shotgun sequence and encodes:
- the LOC123091717 gene encoding uncharacterized protein, which gives rise to MLSEKQSVEPFEAMEAARPSASMSKESEPAGARGITATTPWGAHETNILLVRLAPHKALDYVIMHVGSRSYAFVLFRSITESRSFLEALCASKVKCTFIWIKFVRPSY